One stretch of Pandoraea oxalativorans DNA includes these proteins:
- a CDS encoding plasmid pRiA4b ORF-3 family protein, producing the protein MVHPLRPAVRRVKAPVPDYVLRVELKYIKPAIWRRIIVPGSIRLGKLHVVLLLAMGWEGGHLHEFVFGETNYGEPDDFGFESDPPMLNEARVTLAKALGGLKSFTYVYDYGDNWQHRIKVEKALTPDPDMRQPLCLDGQNACPPEDVGGVPGYADFLEAITDPTHEEHDHFLERCGGSFDPAAFDLVLTNQRLSEVKL; encoded by the coding sequence ATGGTCCACCCCCTCAGACCTGCTGTGCGCCGAGTCAAGGCGCCAGTGCCCGATTACGTACTGCGCGTTGAGCTGAAGTACATCAAGCCTGCGATTTGGCGCCGAATCATCGTTCCCGGTTCGATCCGGCTGGGCAAGCTGCATGTCGTGCTACTGCTGGCCATGGGCTGGGAGGGCGGGCACCTGCACGAATTCGTCTTCGGCGAAACCAACTATGGTGAACCGGATGACTTCGGGTTCGAGAGCGATCCGCCAATGCTCAATGAAGCACGGGTCACGCTGGCGAAGGCGCTGGGCGGGTTGAAGTCATTCACCTACGTCTACGATTACGGGGACAACTGGCAGCATCGGATCAAGGTCGAGAAGGCGCTGACGCCTGATCCAGACATGCGCCAGCCGCTGTGCCTGGACGGGCAGAATGCGTGTCCACCGGAAGACGTCGGTGGAGTTCCAGGATATGCCGACTTCCTCGAAGCGATCACCGATCCGACGCACGAGGAACACGACCACTTCCTCGAGAGGTGTGGCGGCAGCTTCGATCCCGCCGCTTTCGATCTCGTGCTGACGAATCAGCGGCTCTCAGAGGTCAAGCTCTGA
- the tnpC gene encoding IS66 family transposase has product MPASHLPDDIPALKRIVASRDETIAQLLAEISRLKRWQYGRSSERMTELMDQLQLALGELPAAESAMTATSKVPDADTAADTSATTNVVPLRRKSRHFPAHLPRETVVHAPSNCGCPECGKQMRALGEDVSEVLDYVPGYFKVLRHVRPKLSCPRCAAVVQELAPSRPIARSMAGAGLLAQVVVAKYADHTPLYRQAGIYRRAGIELDRATLASWVREAAALLQPLSDALGRYVRDADKIHTDDTPMPVLEPGRGKTRTARLWTYVRDDRPAGSRAPPAVWYRYSPDRKGERPREHLAGYTGILQADAFSGYDALYRDGTVIEAGCWAHARRKFYDLYKLDSSPIAEEALRRIGALYVVEREVRGQTPDVRLSARQQRSAPLLTELKAWLEHSLSQVSTKSGLAKAIRYSLGHWHALTHYCEDGRVEVDNNTAERAIRPLVLGRRNYLFAGSDGGGESAAVIYSLIGTARLNGFDPFAYLRTVFERIADHPINRIDELLPWSLMSAEHVEQHAA; this is encoded by the coding sequence ATGCCAGCTAGCCATCTGCCCGATGACATCCCCGCACTCAAGCGAATCGTTGCTTCGCGCGACGAGACCATCGCACAGTTGCTGGCCGAGATCTCGCGACTCAAGCGTTGGCAGTATGGGCGGTCATCGGAGCGCATGACCGAACTGATGGACCAGTTGCAGCTCGCGCTCGGTGAACTGCCCGCTGCTGAATCGGCCATGACCGCGACGTCGAAGGTGCCCGATGCTGATACGGCTGCTGATACATCAGCCACAACGAACGTTGTCCCGCTGCGCCGCAAGTCGCGGCACTTCCCTGCCCATCTTCCTCGCGAAACGGTTGTGCATGCGCCGTCAAACTGCGGATGCCCGGAGTGCGGCAAACAGATGCGAGCACTCGGCGAGGACGTCTCGGAGGTGCTCGACTATGTGCCCGGCTACTTCAAGGTACTGCGTCACGTCCGTCCGAAGCTGAGCTGCCCGCGCTGTGCCGCAGTCGTGCAGGAGCTGGCACCTTCGCGGCCGATAGCACGCTCGATGGCGGGTGCGGGGCTGCTCGCACAGGTCGTCGTCGCGAAGTACGCTGACCATACGCCGCTCTACCGGCAGGCCGGCATCTATCGACGCGCGGGCATCGAACTGGATCGGGCAACACTGGCTTCGTGGGTGCGTGAAGCAGCTGCGCTGCTGCAACCGCTGTCCGATGCACTTGGTCGTTACGTGCGCGATGCAGACAAGATCCATACCGACGACACGCCCATGCCTGTGCTGGAGCCGGGGCGTGGCAAGACACGCACGGCGCGCCTGTGGACCTATGTGCGCGATGACCGCCCGGCAGGAAGCCGTGCGCCACCAGCAGTCTGGTACAGGTACTCACCCGACCGCAAAGGGGAGCGACCTCGGGAACATCTGGCGGGCTACACGGGAATCCTGCAGGCAGATGCCTTCAGCGGGTATGACGCCCTGTATCGTGACGGCACGGTCATCGAGGCCGGATGCTGGGCGCATGCGCGGCGCAAGTTCTACGACCTGTACAAGCTGGACAGCTCACCGATTGCCGAAGAAGCACTGCGCCGCATCGGGGCGCTATATGTTGTTGAACGCGAGGTTCGCGGCCAGACGCCGGACGTGCGCCTGTCTGCGCGTCAGCAACGCTCGGCACCGTTGCTCACCGAGCTGAAGGCTTGGCTCGAACACTCGCTCTCACAGGTCTCGACGAAGTCGGGGTTGGCCAAGGCGATCAGATACTCGCTGGGGCACTGGCACGCACTCACACACTATTGCGAAGACGGGCGCGTCGAGGTGGACAACAATACGGCGGAGCGTGCGATCAGGCCGCTGGTCCTCGGCAGGCGCAATTATCTGTTCGCAGGCTCAGACGGCGGCGGCGAAAGCGCGGCGGTGATCTACAGCCTGATCGGTACTGCACGCCTGAACGGCTTCGATCCGTTTGCGTACCTGCGCACGGTGTTTGAGCGCATCGCCGATCATCCCATCAACCGCATCGACGAGTTGCTGCCGTGGAGCCTGATGTCAGCCGAACACGTCGAGCAGCACGCCGCCTGA
- the tnpB gene encoding IS66 family insertion sequence element accessory protein TnpB yields the protein MNLYAKRLERGRFVWPQADSGTVHLSAAQLSMLLEGIDWRHPERTWQPTHAA from the coding sequence ATGAACCTGTACGCGAAACGACTCGAGCGCGGACGCTTCGTGTGGCCACAAGCGGATTCAGGAACGGTCCATCTATCTGCCGCCCAACTGTCGATGCTGCTCGAGGGGATTGATTGGCGGCATCCCGAGCGGACGTGGCAGCCGACGCACGCGGCGTAA